DNA sequence from the Vicia villosa cultivar HV-30 ecotype Madison, WI linkage group LG3, Vvil1.0, whole genome shotgun sequence genome:
CTGGCTATGTGCTTTGTGGTagattcactagtatcccctgaaaaTTTGGTAAACTTAGGGATCTTGCAACCCCTAGGTAATTCAATTTGTAAAACATAATCAGTTAAAGGGGATGCATAATTTGGCCTTCGAAGTCCGGTGTTTAAAACATTTTGGGCCATAATCCTCTCTATCATAGCAGTCAAATTATTCTCCATCTGGTTATTTTGCCTAACCTTGTGAATCACTTCATCAGCATTTTGGTTTCTATTAACCATCACTACCCTCCTAGGTTGTTCTTCAAGAATCTCCTGTCGAACTATCTGTTGCTCTAATCCTGCCCTCAAGGGTTCAGTTTTGGGGGGTGGTCTTGGCGGTCGAACTTGATTTATGGTTGGTTCGTCCGCCTGAATGACTAATTGCTTTGTCCTTCGACGCACTGAGGTCTCAGGAGCGCCTAAAAAGTTGGCTATTCGACCCATCTGTACTAACAATTGTTGACATGTCTCAGAGTTATCTTGATTGGTCCGGTTAAGGTTTTGTATTAAAGGAGAAAAGATAGCATTCATTTCTCTTGCCAATAAACCTACCATATCTTGATTACTAGCGTCCATTTGTTGTCAGAACGCGGCTTGATTATTCGTTGTTATTGTGGGCATGACATTTTGGCCTTGGACATTTTGCCCCACATTATTCACACCAGAACTAGAGTTTTGGAACGGGGAAAAGGATGACATATTGGGTGCCGTATAAACAGGTATACTACTACTTAAATCCACCATGTAAGAATATGGCATCCCGTAAGGTGGATCTCTCCATTATCTCTGGTCTCCAAACCCTTGGTTCGGAGGGGGTGTCCCCTGAGTACCAAATGGTGGTATCTGGCTCACTTGTGCATTCGAAGGAGTGGTTATCGTGGTTGTAGCGGCAACAGATGTTGAATTATTCCCTTGGATCGTTCCTGTAGATCCAGGTATTGGACCAGTTACGGCCACTGAGTGCGTTGGCGCAGACATGGCATGTGATTGGGCATTGGGACCTGTAGTGTTTGTTGCACTATCATTGTTATTTCCCGATCCATATGGAGGATCCTGTTGTCCCCCTCTGTTAGTGTTATTAGCCATTCTCTTAGTATATTTCTTCTTAGGTATTGGTTGGTTATTGTCGAAAATTTTAccactcctaaggttcatacaacgcAGAAGGCAACGAAAACACTAAATCTACAaacttaattgaaataaaaaacacTTGTGTTATcctcggttttttgtgggatgcgaactcactcttcttttatttttgagttgtgaaaatcagagagtcgccaccgaattttattttatccaattaaggaaaggtttataaaagaaacggaaaaagaccttaaagagattttgggttcgggggtaggttatacaaagggaaggtgttagcaccctttgtatccatggttatccatgggctcttaattgcttagctcacttgtttgaatcgtttgtcttgctttgaaatgcttgtatgtggttttaaatattttgtaaagagttaactttgtaatgatccttgtgcggatgtatacaaagtgtttatctttcgaaagatgttttgacggtataaaaaagatttttaacttcgtaatgatccttgtttggatatatacaaagtgtagtctttagaaagtttgttttggaaaaacagtgatatgtgagaacttttgttgtttttttgattgagcaagcaattaggaggtataccctaagtttataaggttttttcccatttctttagaaagttttctttgactggatacgaaagaaaaatttgaacttttgcatttgaaataatatgattggttttgaaaagagtaacagagggattaccctaagaggtgcaagtgtgattgtgttttatttcagatatttttgtctttgaaattagtgatctagcgcttcagttttattcttgtcatacacgcagttttatatatataggaattaaagtgcgggaatgaaaaatgcggaaagtaaatctacgctattacatcgattgtgcgagaaatgtaaactacgctatttacatgaatttgacaacctatacacttatctatgaatttaaattgcaataagataaagggaaaatatttttgaatttttggatggttgattttaattaaaattaatgcataattaatttaattaaaaggttaagaattagaaatcaaatttaaacctaaaaagttaagtctaaaatatgtccaaattgtttgttaattaattttaaaattaaattaaattttttgtgatttttttttgaaactgttttggagattattaagttaattaatatataattatacaagtaattatacacataaattaaacttaaagataaaaatattctaattatgtacaaaattagttcatgatatataaacttaatttaataaaaagaaaaatattttttctgattttttgataggctagaactaattaaaagataaatatataaatactatctaattaattaaacaaaatattttaattatgaagaaaaataaaatatttttatatcaaaaattaatataatattttatcaacttaaaaatatttttagtataattttttgattttttaaactattttaaaataattttgcaaagaaaatcaaataaaaattaaaaaaaaattaagtgatcatgtgtggttgattGGAGGGCCTATGGTATGGATGGCGTGATCAGGTGCGTTGGATCTTGAATTAATGAGATCCGAGGGCTTCAAATGATAGGGTGCATCCTAAGTGTGTGGGATTAAAAACACTGGATCTgccaatttaaaaaaatttcacgTAGGACCAGGATTTGAACCAGAGCCAATCAGAGCTCTTCCCTCCGCCACGCAAGCATTGACCGAGCCTGGAAATGTCAAACCACCACGCACGGTGGTTACCACCTTCTTCTCCGGCGATGCAAACCCTAGCTACGGCGGAACAGCGTGATTCGAGAAGGTTGAACACCCTTACCCCCCTAAATCAGACCTTGCGAATGCAATGGAGTGGTCCATTTGTCCTGAAAAGGCCTGTATAAAGAGCTACGAAGAAGAACTTGAGAACACGGTTAGCAATGGTAACCTATGATCTGGACGTTAGAGCTTTCATGTTAAGGTTCAAACCTGACCTGATGATCACTATAAACTCAACCATAACCATTAGACATGATAACAATGCATAAATGAAGAGTTTGAATTCAACGAAAGTTACCAAACCGGAGAGTGATGGAACTCGTGTTTCAGGTCCTTCTGAACTTGGCTATTGATCCAAACCTACCTAAACATGTCCCAGGAGatgatttatggacttagtttgtTTTGAAACTAACTGCAAAatcaaacatgaaaaataaagtttcttgtaattttttttagttttatgaagtttgtgagctattCTTTGTGAATTATTTCGTGTGTCCCCTCTTGCTGATAGTCTCCAAGCCATTTATAAGCAATATGAGTGCTGAAATCTTAAGCTACCAAGCTCTTGagtgtctttgaacttttgattttttaataataaaaactttgaaaatcttggccatggcttcaattttcttcatccctcttgccataggtcttatgtacctctatgctgcagagtttggatcaaacttggtggctcatgctaaggacaaagcattgaatcattatcttgaaccatttcttttttaatttaactttaaatggaataaaattaaactaaaatagaaataaaaatgtcatgggcctaatgttggtcgtgggaggcctttaacatcattagaatcatgtttggatcataaatgcttggcctcttttggaaaaaaacaattttgatcatTGTTGGTTTCTTGCGTTtttccaaaaaatagccaacttcaacaaggcataattccctcaattttgatcatatgaaggagttcttgtactttttagaaacctcaagatgtcctctacaagctactttggaaacttttttgcatttggagaagttatcttgatgttatgggctttgacaaaaaactgctttttgttgactttgaaaatgacctgtaatgtcttagctcatattttccaaatggtaaatccaatgaccatgggaccaatttcatttgaaagataattgaatttcattcaaaataagctttggttggaatttttcagatgaacgaggagagagttatggccggtcaaagttcagttgacttcataggagaaaaccctaattttgaaacttggagttttgtcgatttctaaacttttcttgatgaattatgatcaaccattgatcaaatgatgaatcttttgacaaaatatggatattgacaaaaaattgcatttttgattgctgttgacttttcggtcaaactggtcgtctgttgactgtttgagccgttgattgtgcgtccgagcgaatcgaagtttgaaaatttgtctggtggtactttgagacatatggcgatccatgaaatccatttgaggtctcaaaaaacttgttctcctgaaaaaacaaaaaccctagttagggactgtttgtgtaggagacagttaagcgtacctaatttttgtgcagtgttgagtctctgctgatcatgtgattatcagaagacttctagaacaaaaatcttggaaatttgaaatgcGAAAGATTTATTTGACttatggtacaaacacggagaatcgtgctgtcagcgggtttaactgttaactggctgtccgggtattatcATAGCAGTTAGagggaaaacttaacagttaaagttaattttttttctttttgtttttgttgtgttaatggtgaaaaaattatttacatgatttgttagaaaaacacaaacataataaatatactgtacgcgaacgaaattaccgataataatattgaaaaggatttaatgcacagaaatataaatttttaactagcaataaacacacataatattatctcgataattaaacgacggtacaacagatagtacaatatttaatactgacagtacaaatattacataagaatatagcgaacagtatgacaaatataatgaacggtacgttatttgaaagcgaaagatacaacaaactttaagtatgacgattaaaaacccatgctataaacaacaatatatagatgtacgggagtgtaagcatcccaggtccgcatttttcaggactatgcagacagaaaaaggacatgatcaccacaaaaacagtgatgacaacaagaaaaaacgtatccacccactttgccatttttgccggggaggaagagaaaataattaggagatagtatgatagaaatttgggagatgagtgaaatttgatgtgaatttatggaaaaaatgaggggtatttatagagtgaaaagaaggatggagacgttggggaatgaaatgataccgtacaaaaaaggaaagtttgagtggtagtaggatttgaaagaaagtgtatggaataaagttaggatttgatttgaaagaaagagatttgaaaagaaaggaagagatttgaaaataatatagtacaaaaaattagtgggaaacaaaaaaccaataataatttaattgttaccagtacagtctgaatccccggtctctgtgcctgcaaaatttaattttgtaccaactgtgtcagtattatttatctgaaaataaatctcaaataaaaagcgtgtgaagtgataaacagtacttggcgtttgtgtaagaatgaattcaacagcgaaccaaaataccgtatgaaaatattctaaaaactgagtattcataaaatcaggatatttatgaaataaaatccaagattatataaaactccaaatttttagacagaggtCTGTTGTCTCctccttgaaaaaagatgcgggcaaattttggggtataacagttgcccctattcaatcttcttaaacctgaagagaccgattggaatctgaaagtagaagatgattgaatatttagatgccctgaaatttgcacttaccttcacCAGAAGTGATGCTAGAATTTGTATTGAATGCGGCTTGATAAATATTGttggcggatcaaaacattacttgagatgggctttcagatgccatctagtgaatgtgttgatggtttgttcatcagaatgaatccattgattatgtcttgatgaaggatttaaatctctgtattgattgttacggaaccgtccgaggttaccgctttaaatcttggaggttgatcgttacagaactgtccaaagtttccggtatagattttgaatgttgatcgttgtggaaccgtctgaggtatccgctttagactTTGgatgttgatcgttgtggaaccgtctgaggtatccgctttaaatcttgaaggttgatcgttacagaactgtccaaagtttctgctatagattttgaatgttgatcgttgtggaaccgtctgaggtatccgctttaaatcttgaaggttgatcgttacagaactgtccaaagtttccgctatagattttgaatgttgatcgttgcggaaccgtctgaggtatccgctttagactttgaatgttgatcgttgtggaaccgtctgaggtatccactTTAAatcttgaaggttgatcgttacagaaccgtccgaggtgtccgcttttagatcttgaagattgattgctttaaggaaccgtctgaggtatcgacttagatctgaaggtagatcattaaggaaccgtcaaggtatcgacttaaatctgagggtagatcattaaggaaccgtccaaggcatcgacttagatctgaaggatttgaagttgtttattcgacTGTGGTATAGCCTGGAAATGTCAGAATGAGTCACCATTAGACCGTATCTGCTTTGCttgtttagagttgataagtgatttggaaagagaaagctcttcagaatgaatctttggtttgattatatctgagaggaatgcttgtctggACAGAACCCGGGAGATTATTGCATGTGATTAAGGATAAcctgctgaggatattcgtccacctgaaaaaaccaagttagtgacatgcaatgtcatgatgcatgtaatgtatatgttaaGATTCTCAAACTAGATTagaaccgtgcatgttatgtatgcgtttgtcatgaaacattatatgctatgtatgaatatgcatatgatgtatgatgtatggacatgacttatgccgtttagagcgtatcaaacttctggttgggaaaataaatccctgcttgttattttggaaacgatggcattatgaccgttgatgatctttgctatatTGTTCGAGTACACTTAGCtgggggaacttccttacggaccaggatgctctgttgagggatctttgactaccgcttggggatgaaggtaatttgaaggttctgattttgatgcatcCTGACTGAAAATAAGAGagatgtgtaatcctccgatgcactatttgatcaagccttgatgtggaggatcacaccttctggggatagtgatcttaaacagccctgctggggggtGAAGGAGATGAACAATCCTTCGATGTAATATCTTGTCCGAGCTTGGAGATAGGGCCCCTCGAATCATATTGTTGGAGAGGGAAATCTCATCAAGGATTCTGCTGAGAAatgtatctctgttggggaactaaTTGGGCCCTGCTTATCTGGAGATAACTCCTTGAAGATTGCTCTGTAGGGGATATTCCCATGTTGCCGGttttgggatgatgtccagatgattgggacattacctgaatgctattcctgtttttcttataaacatcaatcatattcaaatgcatatgttcatccaaaattatcattgggacgtttacgcattcaaaacagaaaaagtgaaaatattgattttgagcatgaactgtattgatttgaaagagagccttaataggctaattagtacaaggagacaaaaatcctagtagtaggaatttgtcataaaactttgaaaagtacttataaagggaaatagctatgtgaaaacaatccagtccagtttcaactctgctattgccgatctgtctttgagtatctcatccctcacttgttggaagaaaatgattggactgattggtgcctttgatgtgttgaaccttgaaggtgagtaggtggccaaacgggacatagtcgtacgctttattccctaacttttgcctaggctgccttttcaggttttcagcctaccgggataattattattttttttagtctctaatttttgcctggatcgccctttcaggttttcaatccaccgagacgctcatttttgcctaagtcgcccttttaggttttcaacttagcgagcttttctttaagcgaagtattttttgactatgtccgcatttacagggtgtgggaaatcctcgccatccatagtggtaagcaacatggctccgccggagaataccttcttgattacaaatggtccctcataagtgggagtccacttgcctctggggTCGCCCtatggtaagatgatgcgttttacaaccaaatcaccgatttgatatgcctgacttttgactttcttgttgaaggctttgatcatacgtttctggtacaactggccatgacaaatagccgcaagcctcttctcatcaatcaagtttatctggtccaactgagtccgaatccaatcgtcttcgtctagatcggcttctttcataatccttagggaaggaatctgaacaTCAATtagaagaactgcctccataccatagactaaggagaatggagttgcccctgttgaagtacgcgctgacgtgtgataaccgtgaagagcaaaaggtaacatctcatgcctgtctttgtaggttactatcatcttttgtatgatcttcttgatgttcttgttggtggcttccaccgcgccattcatctttggtcgatatggggatgaattatgatgtttgatctggaactgcgtgcagagttcggtaatcatcctgttgtttaaatttgtgccattgtctgtgatgatcctttcagggacgccataccgacaaatgagattatgcttgataaaccgggccacaataTTCTTGGTGAtagaagcaaacgaggctgcctctacccattttaTGAAGTAGTCAATACCgactaggataaaacgatgtccgttggaagcagtaggcttgatttctccaatcatatcaataccccacgttgcaaaaggccaaggagccatcagaacgtttaatgggactggaggtacatgtactttgtcggcatatatctggcatttgtgacaagttctggagtgatggttgcagtctgtctccatagtagaccaataataacctgctcttaagatctttttagccattgtatgtccacttgaatgagtaccaaaggcaccattatgtatatcttccataatctgttccgcttccttcttgttcacacaacgaagcaaagtcgagtcatggttgcgcttgtacaggattccaaaacttagaaagaatttggcagcaaatcttcttagaaactttctgtcattaatggatgccccttcaggatactcctgagtttcgagatatctttttacttcatggaaccatggtttttcttccaatccttcggtatcaatctcattgcaataggctggttcatcctgtctgtaaatggtgatcattggcgcctcattgtcccacctgactttgaacatagatgacatggtagctaaggcatcaaccaattgattttcttctcgcgggatatgttcaaaagtgatttcttcaaagtaaggaatcaaactcagcacatattctttgtaaggaattagattcgagtgcttcgtgtcccattaccctttaacttgataaattacaagggccgagtctccatagacctccaggaacttgattctcagatcgattgcagctttgagacccagaatacatgcttcatactcggctatattattagtgcagttgaaacataatctggcagtgaatggtgtatgtcctcctgcaggagaaatgatcacagctccgatgccattgtcaagcgcattagaggctccatcaaaaaccatagtccatcgggatcctggctcgggtccttcctccggtccgggttgttcgtagtcagtaactagcataatatcttcatctgggaagtcaaagttcaatgcttgataatcatccactgcttgatgagccagatgatcagctaccacacttcctttgatctcCTTTTGCAAAGTGTACTGGATgacatactctgttaagatcatttgccatcttgctattcttccagagagagcaggtttttcgaacacatatttgataggatccatcttggagatcagcaaagtggtatgg
Encoded proteins:
- the LOC131659253 gene encoding uncharacterized protein LOC131659253, with the translated sequence MDASNQDMVGLLAREMNAIFSPLIQNLNRTNQDNSETCQQLLVQMGRIANFLGAPETSVRRRTKQLVIQADEPTINQVRPPRPPPKTEPLRAGLEQQIVRQEILEEQPRRVVMVNRNQNADEVIHKVRQNNQMENNLTAMIERIMAQNVLNTGLRRPNYASPLTDYVLQIELPRGCKIPKFTKFSGDTSESTTKHIARYMTEAGDLANNEDLRMKYFPNSLTKNAFTWFTTLPPNSIDTWSQLERLFHEQFYMGQTKISLKELASIKRKFTEPIDDYLNRFRLLKARCFTVVYEHE